A region from the Chitinophaga sp. Cy-1792 genome encodes:
- a CDS encoding sigma-70 family RNA polymerase sigma factor: MDRLPDIVLWERMRVQDDKAAFDELYHRYWEQLYIAAYARLHQDADAKDCVQDVFIALWQKRKDLVIREQFAAYLHVALKNRVFNHFRHSTTYQQRLDIFADIVVSPLFKADGPLLLNEMQRIIAATVAAMPQRMQDIYLLNRRDFLSIDDIATRLGISRQTVKNQLTLALGRIREQLLSCK; the protein is encoded by the coding sequence TTGGATCGATTGCCGGATATCGTTTTATGGGAACGTATGCGGGTGCAAGATGATAAGGCAGCTTTTGATGAATTATATCATCGTTATTGGGAGCAGCTTTACATAGCCGCCTATGCCAGACTACACCAGGACGCAGATGCGAAGGACTGTGTGCAGGATGTCTTTATTGCCCTCTGGCAAAAAAGAAAAGACCTGGTCATCCGGGAACAGTTTGCGGCCTATCTGCATGTAGCCCTTAAAAACAGGGTATTTAATCATTTTCGTCATTCCACTACTTACCAGCAACGCCTGGATATCTTTGCTGATATTGTTGTTTCGCCGCTCTTTAAGGCCGACGGCCCTTTGCTGCTGAATGAAATGCAGCGAATCATCGCCGCTACCGTGGCAGCCATGCCACAGCGTATGCAGGATATCTACCTGCTCAATCGTCGTGATTTCCTTTCCATCGATGATATTGCCACCCGGCTTGGCATCAGCCGCCAGACGGTCAAAAACCAGCTAACCCTTGCCCTTGGCCGTATCCGGGAACAATTACTCTCCTGCAAATAA
- a CDS encoding phosphatase PAP2 family protein encodes MKTLTLKSSMKKLAPTILIMVLLLAQLITNAQTDTTTAAHHKNPIFSPGKVSGCSYIVPAALIGIGTVATIVRVHDNEYKDVVLNTTKKEPGLFAQPENYTAFAPAAAVIVLNLAGVKGKHEPAEQALLYAASAGITAAIVYPLKSATHVLRPDNTDYQSFPSTHAAIAFASAEFLRREYGDQSVWYTIGGYAAATATAIIRVAKDDHWAADVIAGAGIGIASTTTAYWLYDKIKVHVKNKKRSHAFLMPAVAPNFYGAYLVKAF; translated from the coding sequence ATGAAAACTTTGACATTGAAAAGCAGCATGAAAAAACTGGCTCCAACTATCCTGATTATGGTATTATTGTTGGCACAGCTGATCACCAACGCCCAAACAGATACCACCACAGCTGCACATCATAAAAACCCAATCTTTAGTCCCGGAAAAGTCAGTGGCTGCTCCTACATCGTTCCGGCAGCACTCATAGGCATTGGTACGGTAGCTACTATTGTCAGGGTACACGACAACGAATACAAAGATGTGGTGCTCAATACCACTAAAAAAGAACCCGGCCTGTTTGCACAGCCTGAAAACTATACCGCTTTTGCACCTGCAGCAGCGGTGATCGTACTCAATCTGGCCGGCGTAAAGGGAAAACATGAACCTGCGGAACAGGCATTGCTGTATGCTGCATCGGCTGGCATCACAGCAGCCATCGTTTATCCGTTGAAGTCAGCCACACACGTGTTGCGTCCTGATAATACGGATTACCAGTCTTTCCCGTCTACACATGCGGCGATTGCTTTTGCTTCTGCTGAATTTTTAAGAAGAGAATATGGAGATCAGTCTGTATGGTATACCATTGGCGGCTATGCAGCAGCAACTGCCACTGCCATTATCAGAGTGGCCAAAGATGATCACTGGGCGGCTGATGTAATCGCCGGCGCCGGTATAGGCATTGCTTCCACCACTACAGCCTACTGGTTGTACGATAAAATAAAGGTGCATGTAAAAAATAAAAAGCGCTCCCATGCATTCCTGATGCCGGCAGTAGCTCCTAATTTCTATGGCGCTTACCTCGTGAAGGCTTTTTAA
- a CDS encoding sigma-70 family RNA polymerase sigma factor codes for MNKVYEADEVLLERVAHGDQAAFTQLFNAWYPYLDSHIFRVTGCKQLTEEIVQDVFLKIWHNRSALLDVKQFKPYLLVVSRNHAINALQKKAREFSALERYSIENGQPADAAEPDADLYELIDEAIDQLSPRQKEIYLLHRHQRFTYQQIAAQLNISRETVKTHLETATRHISRHVQLKLTLAITIISLLK; via the coding sequence GTGAACAAGGTATATGAAGCTGACGAGGTTTTGCTTGAACGCGTGGCCCATGGCGATCAGGCAGCATTTACCCAATTATTCAATGCCTGGTATCCATACCTGGATTCCCATATTTTTCGTGTAACCGGCTGTAAACAACTGACCGAAGAAATAGTGCAGGATGTTTTCCTAAAAATATGGCATAACCGCAGCGCATTGTTGGATGTAAAACAGTTCAAACCCTACCTGCTGGTAGTTTCACGTAATCATGCCATCAATGCATTACAGAAAAAAGCCCGGGAATTCAGCGCACTCGAACGCTATAGCATAGAAAACGGACAACCGGCAGATGCCGCTGAACCTGATGCTGACTTATATGAACTGATAGATGAAGCCATAGATCAGTTGTCGCCCAGGCAAAAAGAAATTTACCTGCTGCACAGACACCAGCGGTTTACCTACCAGCAGATTGCTGCTCAGTTAAACATCAGCAGGGAAACAGTTAAAACACACCTGGAAACAGCCACCAGACACATTTCCAGGCATGTACAACTTAAACTGACCTTAGCGATTACCATCATTTCTCTTCTCAAATAA
- a CDS encoding DUF5686 and carboxypeptidase-like regulatory domain-containing protein — MPQTYICTRIGWAVFLCLLLSVKQIRAQHAPAINGKVVNKFTEEPLPFATVYWKVAGYGDMTDSAGNFKLAVSSRKNDTLIIRYVGYEVKALPMEATRTTPLLIQMEAVVKLGVEVKAKMDKGLVWWRQIITHKEENSPAHYSNYYAELYNKLEIDLSNINRQRWEKSRLMKPFSFVNQQIDTTSEQRPFLPVFLSESVSDYYAAGTPPVVREEIRALNTSGIKNETVMQYLGGINQKINTYQNSLYIFGREFISPLSSVGDHYYHYKGLDTIVRNGEQYYHLAFTPRREGENLFVGDCWIQASTWAIQKISLSVAGAIDINFVKRLDIIQEFAPYKSREWVVTKDRFIVELAPLGNDRTTFIGRKTTLYHHIATNEDFITAKLNANRKREEVVIPDSALVSGKRYLEANRPETLTKNEVRAITLVDTLKSLPAFQRLSNTVTFLVDGHIKLGKVEIGPWYKWISRNKLEGFRTRFDLGTTPAFSRDLRLYGYLAYGTKDESMKGMGAVSYTWSHDKSWQLMAFYKDDLDNNQRGFNGEEVSLDNIFGQIVRRRGIPQKFIREATASVSVLKQFPQEFSLQGTLARTHYTTFDPLPPHKLFLSEEKGQVVNTEMQFKFRYAPGEKEVRTFRKVKHVRSNLPVTEVAYAFAPNGMFDSKYQYQKVSLSVRQQFPLPGWGKVYYMVYGGRIFTDRLPFMLLQMHPGNETYYYNKEAFSLMNKYEFFSDRYAGVNIEHNFNGKLLNLLPFMRRTGVRQFWNVKSVVGDLSLQNRIFNHMEFAGYGMRSLKGNVYTEVGTGFDNIFRFFRVDAVWRIYPQQSTFSHTSNFGMFGSFRLQF, encoded by the coding sequence ATGCCGCAAACCTATATCTGTACGCGCATAGGCTGGGCTGTGTTTTTATGTTTGCTATTATCTGTTAAGCAGATCCGGGCGCAACACGCGCCAGCTATTAATGGAAAGGTGGTTAATAAATTCACAGAGGAGCCGTTACCCTTTGCTACCGTCTACTGGAAGGTGGCAGGCTACGGTGATATGACCGATAGCGCCGGAAATTTTAAACTCGCGGTAAGTTCCCGCAAAAATGACACCCTCATCATCCGCTATGTTGGCTATGAGGTAAAAGCGTTGCCCATGGAAGCTACGCGTACCACGCCGCTGCTTATCCAAATGGAAGCCGTAGTGAAACTGGGGGTGGAAGTAAAAGCCAAAATGGATAAAGGCCTGGTATGGTGGCGACAAATCATCACCCATAAAGAAGAGAATTCACCCGCCCATTATTCAAATTATTATGCAGAATTATATAATAAACTTGAAATAGATCTCTCCAATATCAACCGCCAGCGCTGGGAGAAATCCAGGCTGATGAAGCCCTTCTCTTTTGTCAATCAACAAATCGATACCACTTCCGAGCAACGTCCTTTCCTGCCGGTATTCCTCAGTGAGTCTGTGTCTGACTACTATGCCGCCGGCACACCACCTGTTGTCAGGGAGGAAATCCGTGCGCTGAATACCAGCGGCATAAAAAATGAAACCGTCATGCAGTACCTCGGCGGTATCAATCAAAAGATCAATACCTACCAGAATTCGCTCTACATCTTCGGCCGTGAATTTATCAGTCCGCTCAGCAGTGTGGGAGATCACTACTATCATTATAAAGGCCTCGATACCATTGTCCGGAACGGAGAACAGTATTACCACCTTGCGTTTACACCGCGGCGGGAAGGGGAAAACCTGTTTGTCGGCGACTGCTGGATTCAGGCCTCCACCTGGGCCATACAAAAAATCAGCCTGTCGGTGGCAGGCGCTATAGATATTAACTTCGTAAAAAGACTGGATATCATCCAGGAATTTGCACCATATAAATCCCGGGAATGGGTGGTGACAAAAGACCGCTTCATCGTGGAGCTGGCGCCACTGGGAAACGATAGAACAACGTTTATTGGTCGAAAAACAACGCTGTACCACCATATTGCCACCAATGAAGATTTCATCACGGCTAAGCTGAACGCCAACAGGAAAAGGGAAGAGGTAGTGATACCAGACAGTGCGCTGGTTTCCGGGAAGCGCTACCTGGAAGCGAATCGCCCGGAAACGCTGACGAAGAATGAGGTACGGGCCATCACGCTGGTAGATACCCTGAAATCGTTGCCGGCTTTCCAGCGCCTGAGTAATACAGTTACGTTTTTGGTAGATGGACATATAAAACTGGGCAAGGTAGAAATCGGCCCCTGGTATAAATGGATAAGCCGCAACAAGCTGGAAGGTTTCAGGACACGCTTCGACCTGGGTACTACACCGGCTTTCAGCCGCGACCTTCGTCTCTACGGATACCTTGCATACGGCACCAAAGACGAATCTATGAAAGGGATGGGTGCGGTTTCCTATACATGGTCGCACGATAAGAGCTGGCAGCTGATGGCCTTTTATAAAGATGACCTGGATAATAACCAGCGTGGTTTTAATGGGGAAGAGGTATCGCTGGATAATATCTTTGGCCAGATAGTGCGGCGTCGCGGTATTCCGCAGAAATTCATCCGGGAGGCTACAGCGAGCGTGTCCGTGCTCAAACAATTCCCGCAGGAGTTCTCCCTGCAAGGCACCCTTGCCCGCACACATTATACCACCTTTGATCCGCTGCCACCGCATAAGTTGTTCCTGTCTGAGGAGAAAGGGCAGGTGGTAAATACTGAAATGCAGTTTAAATTCCGTTATGCGCCGGGAGAGAAAGAGGTACGCACTTTCCGTAAAGTGAAGCATGTACGCAGCAATCTGCCGGTGACGGAAGTTGCGTATGCCTTTGCCCCCAACGGTATGTTCGATAGCAAATACCAGTACCAGAAAGTGAGTCTGAGTGTACGGCAGCAATTCCCGCTGCCAGGCTGGGGTAAAGTGTATTACATGGTATATGGCGGCAGAATTTTCACCGATCGTTTGCCCTTTATGTTATTGCAGATGCATCCCGGGAATGAAACCTATTATTACAATAAAGAGGCTTTCAGTCTCATGAACAAATACGAATTTTTTAGCGACCGCTATGCCGGTGTGAATATAGAACACAATTTCAACGGTAAACTGCTGAACCTGCTGCCATTCATGCGCAGAACAGGCGTACGTCAGTTCTGGAATGTGAAGTCTGTCGTTGGTGATCTCTCTTTACAAAACAGGATATTTAACCATATGGAATTTGCCGGTTATGGCATGCGCTCGCTCAAAGGCAATGTATATACAGAAGTAGGTACCGGTTTTGATAATATCTTCCGCTTCTTCCGGGTAGATGCTGTATGGAGAATATATCCGCAGCAGTCCACCTTCTCCCATACCAGCAACTTCGGTATGTTCGGCAGTTTCAGACTGCAGTTCTGA
- a CDS encoding SusC/RagA family TonB-linked outer membrane protein, which produces MQKSFKLAPVRSMIRWSVVYAVFSLTSITLLPTNSVYSQNRQEVRITAAFDNESLASCIKKLEKNYQLSLGYDQKQLADYKITRLHFTNEPLKKVMAALLQHTALSFEEKNGVIIISRTPAALPLQASTIVPGKVRGRCLEAGSTNPIPGVTVRVIGTKYTAMTDADGAYELNVPQGDYSLQFSSIGYQPAVLTARVGAAVVNLPLSMTIKASHLTEAVVIGYGVQERRNLLGSVGTFRADEQPGQMPLSVDQAMVGKLAGVYIAPSSGVPGAASNITIRGISTLNPNGNTPLIVVDGVPIYGIDQQLNTVDYSKGTNAGASYGGTQVVSDYRPPTTFEKNPLATLNPDDIESIEVLKDAYSTAIYGSRGSGGVILITTRKGKKGSSRVDVQLGTSVSTPRKLPEVMSGDQYADFYNRLFALKDSIGKATSGWYIPANYKFPKGVNTNWLDEVVRNAIGADANISLSGGTEKSNYFVSLGYDKQQSYIINNDFTRYQGRVNFDNQMTKALKVGVSVGLNQANNISLNAQQVYRDAVLKAPNIGIYDSVGKFNWLYGNNPTGPSGVSNPVGQATTGKNYSIDNRVLGNVFADLKLLPWLSFHSDAGTDWINSRAYSRVLDRPKTVGGMATETQQQLRKFVVNNRVDINKLLNNGHGISAMLGQSYETSTEDVTTVVGDQFINDEMLSIATAKNKRVVNSLQQQWAQVSFLGRLNYQYKNQYLAGVTYRMDGSSRFSRNHRYVGFPSFALGWVPSEAAFLKGNSWIDQLKIRGSVGFTGSDGGNGYYGNQGQYVVNAYAASYGNVTAIGVKQPANPNLAWERTTTWNVGMDLAIFKSRVNATLDFYRRQTNNAIVSSALPFFMGFAVQKQNLADLSNNGVELTINSQNINGKSFTWTTNFNISANRNKVVRLHKINEDDLAMQNELDGGRFWKVGHSATAYYLYQWGGVNPQDGQPLWLDKDGKSSETPIQQQYTDRPYQHRAYKGDAMPVVFGGFGNTFTWKSLELNCFFNFSAGNKIINGAKAAQYNYMGSASTSNDTWNLSPDMVQYWQYPGQQTPVPAMINKSNYASGGFGSSFDYTLSRQNDRFLEDASFIKLRSLSLTYDFTKLLKHVKTIRSLRVFAEGNNLLVITKYSGIDPEVSASGSSALGMGFDELTMPAPRTWRLGVKASL; this is translated from the coding sequence ATGCAAAAATCGTTTAAGCTGGCGCCGGTGCGCAGCATGATAAGATGGAGCGTAGTGTATGCAGTGTTCTCACTGACCAGTATCACCCTGTTACCAACCAACAGCGTCTACAGTCAAAACCGGCAGGAAGTCCGGATAACAGCAGCCTTCGATAATGAATCGCTGGCATCCTGTATCAAAAAACTGGAAAAGAATTACCAACTATCATTAGGCTATGACCAAAAGCAACTGGCAGATTATAAGATTACCAGATTGCACTTTACGAATGAACCACTCAAAAAAGTGATGGCAGCCCTGCTGCAACACACAGCCCTCAGCTTTGAAGAAAAGAATGGGGTAATAATCATTTCCCGTACACCTGCGGCCTTGCCGCTACAGGCTTCCACGATCGTTCCCGGAAAGGTTCGTGGCCGCTGCCTGGAGGCAGGAAGTACGAACCCTATCCCCGGTGTAACCGTTCGCGTTATTGGTACGAAATACACCGCCATGACGGATGCGGATGGCGCCTATGAACTGAATGTACCGCAGGGCGATTATTCCCTGCAATTTTCTTCTATCGGCTACCAGCCGGCCGTATTGACTGCACGTGTAGGCGCTGCCGTTGTTAATCTGCCCCTGAGCATGACCATCAAGGCATCACACCTTACGGAAGCAGTCGTTATCGGCTATGGCGTACAGGAAAGACGTAACCTCCTGGGATCAGTAGGTACCTTCCGGGCAGATGAGCAACCGGGACAGATGCCATTGTCTGTAGACCAGGCAATGGTAGGAAAGCTGGCAGGCGTATATATTGCGCCATCCAGCGGTGTGCCGGGCGCAGCCAGCAACATCACGATACGCGGTATCAGTACCCTTAACCCCAACGGCAACACGCCGCTGATAGTAGTAGATGGAGTACCTATCTATGGTATCGACCAGCAACTGAATACGGTCGACTACAGCAAAGGTACCAATGCCGGCGCTTCCTATGGCGGCACACAGGTAGTGAGTGATTACCGCCCGCCTACCACCTTTGAAAAGAACCCGCTGGCCACCCTCAATCCGGATGATATTGAATCGATTGAAGTGCTGAAAGATGCCTATTCTACTGCTATATATGGTTCCCGGGGCTCTGGTGGTGTTATCCTCATCACCACACGTAAAGGGAAAAAAGGTAGTTCCCGTGTAGATGTGCAGCTGGGAACATCCGTGAGTACGCCGCGCAAGCTGCCTGAGGTAATGTCCGGCGACCAGTATGCTGATTTCTATAACCGCTTGTTTGCGCTGAAAGACTCTATCGGAAAGGCTACCAGCGGATGGTATATTCCAGCTAACTATAAATTCCCCAAAGGGGTAAATACCAACTGGCTGGATGAAGTAGTAAGGAATGCTATCGGTGCAGATGCCAACATTTCCCTCAGTGGCGGCACTGAAAAGAGTAATTATTTTGTGAGTCTGGGTTACGATAAACAACAATCCTATATCATCAACAACGATTTTACCCGCTACCAGGGCCGCGTAAACTTCGATAACCAGATGACGAAAGCCCTGAAAGTGGGTGTGAGCGTGGGCTTAAACCAGGCGAATAATATTAGCCTCAATGCCCAGCAGGTATACCGCGATGCAGTGCTGAAAGCGCCCAATATCGGTATATACGACAGCGTTGGGAAATTCAACTGGCTATATGGCAATAATCCTACCGGGCCTTCTGGCGTTTCCAATCCTGTTGGTCAGGCTACCACGGGTAAAAACTATTCTATCGACAACCGGGTACTCGGCAACGTATTTGCCGACCTTAAACTGCTGCCATGGCTGTCGTTCCACTCAGATGCCGGTACAGACTGGATCAACTCCCGTGCTTACAGCCGTGTGCTCGACCGCCCGAAAACCGTTGGCGGCATGGCCACCGAAACGCAGCAACAGCTACGCAAATTTGTGGTCAACAACCGCGTAGATATCAATAAACTTCTTAACAATGGCCATGGTATCAGCGCCATGCTGGGCCAGAGCTATGAAACATCCACAGAAGATGTGACTACGGTGGTAGGCGATCAGTTTATCAATGATGAAATGCTGAGTATTGCTACCGCTAAAAATAAACGCGTGGTGAATTCGCTGCAACAACAATGGGCGCAGGTATCTTTCCTGGGAAGATTGAATTACCAGTACAAAAATCAATACCTGGCAGGTGTAACCTATCGTATGGATGGTTCCAGCCGTTTCTCCAGGAATCATCGCTATGTGGGCTTTCCTTCGTTCGCATTGGGATGGGTGCCCAGTGAAGCCGCTTTCCTCAAGGGCAACAGCTGGATCGATCAGCTAAAGATACGTGGTAGTGTAGGCTTCACCGGTAGTGACGGAGGTAATGGCTATTACGGCAACCAGGGGCAGTATGTTGTCAATGCCTATGCGGCATCTTATGGCAATGTGACGGCCATCGGTGTAAAACAGCCTGCCAACCCTAACCTGGCCTGGGAGCGTACCACCACCTGGAACGTAGGTATGGACCTCGCCATCTTCAAAAGCAGGGTCAATGCCACGCTGGATTTCTATCGCCGCCAAACCAATAACGCCATCGTAAGTTCCGCCCTGCCTTTTTTTATGGGCTTCGCCGTACAGAAACAAAACCTGGCCGACCTGAGCAACAACGGGGTGGAACTGACCATCAACAGCCAGAACATCAATGGGAAATCATTTACCTGGACCACCAATTTCAATATATCTGCCAACAGGAACAAGGTAGTACGGTTGCATAAAATCAATGAAGATGATCTGGCAATGCAGAATGAACTCGATGGCGGGCGCTTCTGGAAAGTAGGACATTCTGCAACTGCATACTATCTGTACCAGTGGGGGGGCGTGAACCCGCAGGATGGTCAGCCGCTATGGCTGGATAAAGATGGTAAATCATCTGAAACGCCTATTCAGCAACAATATACAGACCGTCCCTATCAGCACAGGGCTTATAAGGGCGATGCCATGCCGGTTGTCTTTGGTGGCTTCGGTAATACTTTCACCTGGAAATCGCTGGAGCTGAACTGCTTCTTTAACTTCTCTGCCGGCAATAAGATCATCAATGGCGCGAAGGCAGCACAGTACAACTATATGGGTAGTGCTTCCACCTCCAATGATACCTGGAACCTCTCGCCTGATATGGTGCAGTACTGGCAGTATCCTGGCCAGCAGACTCCTGTTCCGGCAATGATCAATAAATCCAATTATGCGAGTGGTGGCTTCGGTTCATCGTTCGATTATACGCTGAGCCGTCAGAACGACCGCTTCCTGGAGGATGCTTCTTTCATCAAGCTACGGAGTCTTTCGCTGACATATGATTTTACTAAGCTCCTGAAGCATGTGAAAACGATCCGTTCACTCCGTGTGTTTGCGGAGGGTAATAACCTGCTCGTTATTACCAAATATTCCGGTATAGACCCGGAAGTGAGCGCCAGCGGATCTTCTGCACTGGGTATGGGTTTCGATGAACTGACGATGCCGGCTCCACGTACCTGGAGACTGGGAGTAAAAGCATCACTCTAA
- a CDS encoding FecR family protein, translating into MNDQEKIRDILSRIDTGTCTPQELEWLQSWYDSQELPAEEVFRNDAHRKNIQHNMLQQIHAAMEEHAPAAEHVVPLYRRWWMAAAVVAGLLAAAGWLFTSYNSDRELLLATAGPGQIKEFVLPDSSRVWLNAGATIKYPRAFGAVRAVELEGEAFFDIHPDVKHPFEVHTSEINVQVLGTSFDVKAHSLLDETQVTVKTGMVKVLHQQTGLDVLSANDQLTFSRAAQQYMKSTVNNEQVNEWMNGMLSLSQVGFAELALTLENQYGVKIRFNPAEMKQDEYTLKCSTKLTITQVLDIISSIHPIQYDLHDNEITIHKKY; encoded by the coding sequence GTGAACGACCAGGAAAAAATAAGGGATATCCTGTCGCGGATCGATACCGGTACCTGCACCCCGCAAGAGCTGGAGTGGCTGCAATCCTGGTACGATTCCCAGGAATTGCCCGCGGAGGAGGTATTCAGGAATGATGCGCACAGAAAGAACATACAGCACAACATGCTGCAGCAGATCCATGCGGCCATGGAAGAACATGCACCGGCAGCGGAACATGTTGTGCCGCTGTACCGCCGCTGGTGGATGGCGGCCGCTGTGGTAGCAGGTTTGCTGGCAGCAGCAGGATGGTTGTTTACATCGTATAATAGTGACCGTGAGCTACTGCTGGCAACTGCCGGACCCGGACAAATAAAAGAATTCGTATTACCGGATAGTTCACGTGTATGGCTAAACGCCGGCGCTACCATTAAATATCCCCGCGCCTTCGGTGCTGTAAGGGCCGTAGAACTGGAAGGAGAGGCGTTTTTCGATATTCATCCGGATGTAAAGCATCCTTTTGAAGTACATACTTCAGAAATCAATGTACAGGTGCTGGGTACCTCCTTTGATGTAAAGGCCCACTCCCTGCTGGATGAAACACAGGTGACCGTGAAAACGGGCATGGTAAAGGTGTTGCATCAGCAAACCGGCCTGGATGTGCTGAGTGCCAACGATCAGCTGACCTTCAGCAGGGCAGCACAGCAATACATGAAATCTACGGTGAACAATGAACAGGTAAATGAATGGATGAATGGCATGCTCTCCTTATCGCAGGTGGGCTTTGCGGAACTGGCGCTGACTTTGGAAAATCAATATGGTGTAAAAATCCGTTTCAATCCTGCTGAAATGAAACAGGACGAATACACGCTAAAATGTAGTACTAAGCTAACTATTACACAGGTATTGGATATCATCAGTAGTATACATCCTATACAATATGATCTGCATGACAACGAAATAACTATTCACAAAAAGTATTAA